The Alosa sapidissima isolate fAloSap1 chromosome 8, fAloSap1.pri, whole genome shotgun sequence genome contains a region encoding:
- the LOC121715289 gene encoding tripartite motif-containing protein 16-like isoform X3 — protein MAEAMTSNQDLFMCPICLDFLRDPVTLHCGHNYCMGCIEGFWDQKGVYSCPQCRQTFTPRPVLNRNNIVAELVEQTRKTSIQTVAPAPVVVVGLFAGPGDVECDVCTGRKLKAVKSCLDCLFSYCETHFRVHNDMNPGRKHKVVDATGQLQERICTKHEKPLEVFCRTEQTCVCLLCLVDEHKDHDTVSLPIGRKEKQTQLGETQRKFQQRIQEKEKELHELRKAMETLRSSAQTAVDESERTFTKMICSIERMHSEVKELIRAQEKAEVSRAEGLMKQLEQEIAELKRKDAELEQLSHTEDHIHFLKTFQSVSNTPETKEVSSICFNQSLSFEAVKKSVSSLKGQLEDFYKEEVMKISAAVTNVQAILPVDPTTRQEIVQYSCHLTLDPNTANRNLHLSEVNRRVEWRDRARSYPDHPERFEWWQVLCSESVSGRCYWEVEWTGGVYIAVSFKSICRKGWKDECKFGHNDQSWSLDLSSFSSYYWHNDKHTKLPLVVSSKIGVYVDHRAGDLAFYSISDTMTLLHRVQTTFTHKLYPGFRLDNRSSVKLL, from the exons ATGGCAGAGGCCATGACAAGCAACCAGGACCTTTTCATGTGTCCGATTTGTTTGGACTTTCTCAGGGATCCAGTGACTCTTCACTGTGGACACAATTACTGCATGGGCTGCATTGAGGGCTTCTGGGATCAGAAGGGAGTCTACAGCTGCCCCCAGTGCAGACAGACGTTCACTCCAAGACCCGTTTTAAACAGAAATAATATTGTTGCTGAGCTTGTGGAACAGACAAGGAAGACCAGCATTCAAACTGTTGCTCCTGCTCCTGTTGttgtagtaggcctatttgcTGGACCTGGAGATGTGGAGTGTGACGTCTGCACTGGGAGAAAACTCAAAGCTGTGAAGTCCTGTCTAGACTGTCTGTTCTCTTACTGTGAGACTCACTTCAGAGTTCACAATGACATGAATCCTGGCCGAAAGCACAAGGTGGTTGATGCAACAGGTCAGCTACAGGAAAGGATCTGCACCAAACATGAGAAGCCTCTGGAGGTGTTTTGTCGCACAGAGCaaacttgtgtttgtttgttgtgtctgGTGGATGAACACAAAGACCACGACACTGTGTCATTACCTAtagggagaaaggagaaacaG acacagttgGGAGAGACCCAGAGGAAATTTCAGCAGAGAAtccaggagaaagagaaagagctgCATGAACTGAGGAAGGCTATGGAGACTCTCAGG AGCTCTGCACAGACTGCAGTGGACGAGAGTGAGAGGACCTTTACTAAGATGATTTGTTCCATTGAAAGAATGCACTCTGAGGTAAAAGAGCTGATCAGAGCTCAGGAGAAGGCTGAGGTGAGTCGGGCTGAAGGACTCATGAAGCAACTGGAGCAGGAGATTGCTGAGCTGAAGAGGAAAGATGCTGAGCTGGAGcagctttcacacacagaggaccACATCCATTTCCTCAAG ACTTTCCAGTCAGTGAGCAACACACCTGAGACTAAAGAGGTATCCAGCATCTGTTTTAACCAAAGCCTTTCTTTTGAGGCTGTGAAGAAATCTGTGTCCTCGTTAAAGGGGCAGCTGGAGGATTTCTACAAAGAGGAAGTCATGAAGATATCTGCAGCAG TGACTAATGTCCAGGCTATTTTGCCTGTAGATCCTACAACCAGACAggaaatcgtacaat ACTCCTGCCACCTCACACTGGATCCAAACACAGCAAACAGAAACCTCCATCTGTCTGAAGTGAACAGGAGAGTGGAATGGAGAGATAGGGCCCGGTCCTATCCTGATCATCCAGAGAGATTTGAGTGGTGGCAAGTGCTGTGtagtgagagtgtgtctggACGCTGCTACTGGGAGGTTGAGTGGACTGGGGGGGTTTATATAGCAGTCTCATTCAAAAGTATCTGCAGGAAAGGGTGGAAAGATGAGTGTAAGTTTGGACATAATGATCAGTCCTGGAGTCTGGACCTCTCCAGCTTCAGTTCCTATTACTGGCACAATGATAAACACACTAAACTCCCTCTAGTGGTCAGCTCCAAAATAGGAGTGTATGTGGATCACAGGGCAGGAGATCTGGCCTTCTACAGCATCTCTGACACAATGACCCTCCTGCACAGAGTCCAGACTACATTCACTCACAAACTCTACCCTGGGTTTAGGCTAGATAATAGATCATCAGTGAAGCTGTTGTGA
- the LOC121715289 gene encoding tripartite motif-containing protein 16-like isoform X1 yields MAEAMTSNQDLFMCPICLDFLRDPVTLHCGHNYCMGCIEGFWDQKGVYSCPQCRQTFTPRPVLNRNNIVAELVEQTRKTSIQTVAPAPVVVVGLFAGPGDVECDVCTGRKLKAVKSCLDCLFSYCETHFRVHNDMNPGRKHKVVDATGQLQERICTKHEKPLEVFCRTEQTCVCLLCLVDEHKDHDTVSLPIGRKEKQTQLGETQRKFQQRIQEKEKELHELRKAMETLRSSAQTAVDESERTFTKMICSIERMHSEVKELIRAQEKAEVSRAEGLMKQLEQEIAELKRKDAELEQLSHTEDHIHFLKTFQSVSNTPETKEVSSICFNQSLSFEAVKKSVSSLKGQLEDFYKEEVMKISAAVTNVQAILPVDPTTRQEIVQFSIVSEVQAILNLPATREEFLQYSCHLTLDPNTANRNLHLSEVNRRVEWRDRARSYPDHPERFEWWQVLCSESVSGRCYWEVEWTGGVYIAVSFKSICRKGWKDECKFGHNDQSWSLDLSSFSSYYWHNDKHTKLPLVVSSKIGVYVDHRAGDLAFYSISDTMTLLHRVQTTFTHKLYPGFRLDNRSSVKLL; encoded by the exons ATGGCAGAGGCCATGACAAGCAACCAGGACCTTTTCATGTGTCCGATTTGTTTGGACTTTCTCAGGGATCCAGTGACTCTTCACTGTGGACACAATTACTGCATGGGCTGCATTGAGGGCTTCTGGGATCAGAAGGGAGTCTACAGCTGCCCCCAGTGCAGACAGACGTTCACTCCAAGACCCGTTTTAAACAGAAATAATATTGTTGCTGAGCTTGTGGAACAGACAAGGAAGACCAGCATTCAAACTGTTGCTCCTGCTCCTGTTGttgtagtaggcctatttgcTGGACCTGGAGATGTGGAGTGTGACGTCTGCACTGGGAGAAAACTCAAAGCTGTGAAGTCCTGTCTAGACTGTCTGTTCTCTTACTGTGAGACTCACTTCAGAGTTCACAATGACATGAATCCTGGCCGAAAGCACAAGGTGGTTGATGCAACAGGTCAGCTACAGGAAAGGATCTGCACCAAACATGAGAAGCCTCTGGAGGTGTTTTGTCGCACAGAGCaaacttgtgtttgtttgttgtgtctgGTGGATGAACACAAAGACCACGACACTGTGTCATTACCTAtagggagaaaggagaaacaG acacagttgGGAGAGACCCAGAGGAAATTTCAGCAGAGAAtccaggagaaagagaaagagctgCATGAACTGAGGAAGGCTATGGAGACTCTCAGG AGCTCTGCACAGACTGCAGTGGACGAGAGTGAGAGGACCTTTACTAAGATGATTTGTTCCATTGAAAGAATGCACTCTGAGGTAAAAGAGCTGATCAGAGCTCAGGAGAAGGCTGAGGTGAGTCGGGCTGAAGGACTCATGAAGCAACTGGAGCAGGAGATTGCTGAGCTGAAGAGGAAAGATGCTGAGCTGGAGcagctttcacacacagaggaccACATCCATTTCCTCAAG ACTTTCCAGTCAGTGAGCAACACACCTGAGACTAAAGAGGTATCCAGCATCTGTTTTAACCAAAGCCTTTCTTTTGAGGCTGTGAAGAAATCTGTGTCCTCGTTAAAGGGGCAGCTGGAGGATTTCTACAAAGAGGAAGTCATGAAGATATCTGCAGCAG TGACTAATGTCCAGGCTATTTTGCCTGTAGATCCTACAACCAGACAggaaatcgtacaat TTTCTATAGTGAGTGAAGTCCAGGCTATTTTGAACCTACCTGCAACCAGAGAGGAATTCCTACAAT ACTCCTGCCACCTCACACTGGATCCAAACACAGCAAACAGAAACCTCCATCTGTCTGAAGTGAACAGGAGAGTGGAATGGAGAGATAGGGCCCGGTCCTATCCTGATCATCCAGAGAGATTTGAGTGGTGGCAAGTGCTGTGtagtgagagtgtgtctggACGCTGCTACTGGGAGGTTGAGTGGACTGGGGGGGTTTATATAGCAGTCTCATTCAAAAGTATCTGCAGGAAAGGGTGGAAAGATGAGTGTAAGTTTGGACATAATGATCAGTCCTGGAGTCTGGACCTCTCCAGCTTCAGTTCCTATTACTGGCACAATGATAAACACACTAAACTCCCTCTAGTGGTCAGCTCCAAAATAGGAGTGTATGTGGATCACAGGGCAGGAGATCTGGCCTTCTACAGCATCTCTGACACAATGACCCTCCTGCACAGAGTCCAGACTACATTCACTCACAAACTCTACCCTGGGTTTAGGCTAGATAATAGATCATCAGTGAAGCTGTTGTGA
- the LOC121715289 gene encoding tripartite motif-containing protein 16-like isoform X2 — MAEAMTSNQDLFMCPICLDFLRDPVTLHCGHNYCMGCIEGFWDQKGVYSCPQCRQTFTPRPVLNRNNIVAELVEQTRKTSIQTVAPAPVVVVGLFAGPGDVECDVCTGRKLKAVKSCLDCLFSYCETHFRVHNDMNPGRKHKVVDATGQLQERICTKHEKPLEVFCRTEQTCVCLLCLVDEHKDHDTVSLPIGRKEKQTQLGETQRKFQQRIQEKEKELHELRKAMETLRSSAQTAVDESERTFTKMICSIERMHSEVKELIRAQEKAEVSRAEGLMKQLEQEIAELKRKDAELEQLSHTEDHIHFLKTFQSVSNTPETKEVSSICFNQSLSFEAVKKSVSSLKGQLEDFYKEEVMKISAADPTTRQEIVQFSIVSEVQAILNLPATREEFLQYSCHLTLDPNTANRNLHLSEVNRRVEWRDRARSYPDHPERFEWWQVLCSESVSGRCYWEVEWTGGVYIAVSFKSICRKGWKDECKFGHNDQSWSLDLSSFSSYYWHNDKHTKLPLVVSSKIGVYVDHRAGDLAFYSISDTMTLLHRVQTTFTHKLYPGFRLDNRSSVKLL; from the exons ATGGCAGAGGCCATGACAAGCAACCAGGACCTTTTCATGTGTCCGATTTGTTTGGACTTTCTCAGGGATCCAGTGACTCTTCACTGTGGACACAATTACTGCATGGGCTGCATTGAGGGCTTCTGGGATCAGAAGGGAGTCTACAGCTGCCCCCAGTGCAGACAGACGTTCACTCCAAGACCCGTTTTAAACAGAAATAATATTGTTGCTGAGCTTGTGGAACAGACAAGGAAGACCAGCATTCAAACTGTTGCTCCTGCTCCTGTTGttgtagtaggcctatttgcTGGACCTGGAGATGTGGAGTGTGACGTCTGCACTGGGAGAAAACTCAAAGCTGTGAAGTCCTGTCTAGACTGTCTGTTCTCTTACTGTGAGACTCACTTCAGAGTTCACAATGACATGAATCCTGGCCGAAAGCACAAGGTGGTTGATGCAACAGGTCAGCTACAGGAAAGGATCTGCACCAAACATGAGAAGCCTCTGGAGGTGTTTTGTCGCACAGAGCaaacttgtgtttgtttgttgtgtctgGTGGATGAACACAAAGACCACGACACTGTGTCATTACCTAtagggagaaaggagaaacaG acacagttgGGAGAGACCCAGAGGAAATTTCAGCAGAGAAtccaggagaaagagaaagagctgCATGAACTGAGGAAGGCTATGGAGACTCTCAGG AGCTCTGCACAGACTGCAGTGGACGAGAGTGAGAGGACCTTTACTAAGATGATTTGTTCCATTGAAAGAATGCACTCTGAGGTAAAAGAGCTGATCAGAGCTCAGGAGAAGGCTGAGGTGAGTCGGGCTGAAGGACTCATGAAGCAACTGGAGCAGGAGATTGCTGAGCTGAAGAGGAAAGATGCTGAGCTGGAGcagctttcacacacagaggaccACATCCATTTCCTCAAG ACTTTCCAGTCAGTGAGCAACACACCTGAGACTAAAGAGGTATCCAGCATCTGTTTTAACCAAAGCCTTTCTTTTGAGGCTGTGAAGAAATCTGTGTCCTCGTTAAAGGGGCAGCTGGAGGATTTCTACAAAGAGGAAGTCATGAAGATATCTGCAGCAG ATCCTACAACCAGACAggaaatcgtacaat TTTCTATAGTGAGTGAAGTCCAGGCTATTTTGAACCTACCTGCAACCAGAGAGGAATTCCTACAAT ACTCCTGCCACCTCACACTGGATCCAAACACAGCAAACAGAAACCTCCATCTGTCTGAAGTGAACAGGAGAGTGGAATGGAGAGATAGGGCCCGGTCCTATCCTGATCATCCAGAGAGATTTGAGTGGTGGCAAGTGCTGTGtagtgagagtgtgtctggACGCTGCTACTGGGAGGTTGAGTGGACTGGGGGGGTTTATATAGCAGTCTCATTCAAAAGTATCTGCAGGAAAGGGTGGAAAGATGAGTGTAAGTTTGGACATAATGATCAGTCCTGGAGTCTGGACCTCTCCAGCTTCAGTTCCTATTACTGGCACAATGATAAACACACTAAACTCCCTCTAGTGGTCAGCTCCAAAATAGGAGTGTATGTGGATCACAGGGCAGGAGATCTGGCCTTCTACAGCATCTCTGACACAATGACCCTCCTGCACAGAGTCCAGACTACATTCACTCACAAACTCTACCCTGGGTTTAGGCTAGATAATAGATCATCAGTGAAGCTGTTGTGA
- the LOC121715700 gene encoding tripartite motif-containing protein 16-like, whose protein sequence is MEISAENPGKEKELQELRKAVETLKSSAQTAVEDSDRTFTEIIHFIEKSRSEVKEQIRAHEKAEVSRTEGLLKQLEQEISELKRRDAELEQLSHTEDHIHFLKTFESEVQAILPSEPTTREEFLQYSCHFTLDPITACRYLHLSEGNRRVD, encoded by the exons ATGGAAATTTCAGCAGAGAATCCAGGAAAAGAGAAGGAGCTGCAGGAGCTGAGGAAGGCTGTGGAGACTCTCAAG AGCTCTGCACAGACAGCAGTGGAGGACAGTGATAGGACCTTTACTGAGATTATCCACTTCATAGAGAAAAGCCGCTCGGAGGTGAAAGAGCAAATCAGAGCTCATGAGAAGGCTGAGGTGAGTCGCACTGAAGGACTCCTGAAGCAACTGGAGCAGGAGATTTCTGAGCTGAAGAGAAGAGATGCTGAGCTGGAGcagctttcacacacagaggatCACATCCATTTCCTCAAG ACTTTCGAGTCTGAAGTCCAAGCTATTTTGCCTTCAGAACCTACAACCAGAGAGGAGTTCCTACAAT ACTCCTGTCACTTCACACTGGATCCGATCACAGCATGCAGATACCTCCATCTGTCTGAAGGGAACAGGAGGGTGGACTGA